CACCGTTGGGCCGAAGCCCGTGACCCGCTGATTCGCCTGGGCAAGGCCATGGCCGAGGCCTGCAAGGTCGAGCCGGTGCTCAACAGCTGGTTCGATGGAAAGTCACTTTCGATCCGCCAGCATGAGCGGCTCGACCTGGGGATTGCGGTGGATACCCCGGACGGGCTGTTCGTGCCGGTGCTGCGTGACGTGGGTAACCGCGAGGCGCAGGACCTGAAGGAAGGGCTGAGCCGCTTGCGTGCCGACGTAAAGGCGCGGTCCATTCCGCCACAGGAAATGATGGGCGCGACCATCACCCTGTCGAACTTCGGCACCCTGTTCGGCCGCTATGCCAACCCGGTGGTGGTCCCGCCCCAGGTGGCGATTCTCGGTGCTGGCGGCATTCGCCAGGAGCCGGTGGCCGTCGACGGCGAAGTGGTGATCCACCCCATTCTGCCGTTGTCGCTGTCCTTCGATCACCGTGCGGTGACCGGTGGGGAAGCCGCGAGATTCTTCAAGGCGCTGGTGCAGGCCCTGGAGCAGGCTGAATAGCCCCATGCAGGAAACCCGTCGGCGGCGTTCGCTCCGCTGACGGGTCTGCAATGCCCTCATTCCCCTGGCGTCGCCAAATCGTCATTCGGCTTCGGCATCATTGAGCAATTCGTTCAGGGCGTCTGGCTGGCTCTTGAAGGCGCGGGCGAACACGTCGCGGTTCTTCGCCATATAGATACCGGCTTCTTCAACCTGGTCTTCGCTCAGCGACGGAACCGCCTTGCCCAACACTGTTGCCAGCAGTTCAGCGAGTTCGAGCATCTTGTCATGACGATCAGCTTCGGCTTTATCCATGAACAGGCGCTCCAGATCTCGGCTGCTGCGGTATACCACTTCGACGGCCATTCACCACCTCACGAGCCTTCCAGAAAGAAATAGGGTTAACTGTATTTATATACAGTGTTCAGCATAAGCCATTGGCAGCGTATCTGGATAGTGGCACGTGAATTTCTTTTCACGCCAGGACCGCCCTTGCGACAACTGGCCACAGCGCCGATGCTGGATATGGCCTTGATCCTGCTTTAAAAAGCCTGCGCCCACAACGGGTTGGGAATTCGAGGACACGCAAGATGAAATGGGCGGACAACAGCCGTAAACGCATGCACGACGGCGCCAACTCCATCGGCAACCTGCTGGTCGAGGGCTTTCACTACCTGGGGCTGTTCGCCATCGGGGCCGTCACCGCCTGGGCGTCGGTCATGGCCTTTACCGGCATGATCGACAAGGGCC
The Pseudomonas sp. DTU_2021_1001937_2_SI_NGA_ILE_001 DNA segment above includes these coding regions:
- a CDS encoding YebG family protein, with the translated sequence MAVEVVYRSSRDLERLFMDKAEADRHDKMLELAELLATVLGKAVPSLSEDQVEEAGIYMAKNRDVFARAFKSQPDALNELLNDAEAE